One window of Methanothermobacter tenebrarum genomic DNA carries:
- the hisS gene encoding histidine--tRNA ligase, with protein sequence MEITRPRGTRDFLFEEMKKRKEVEKTLKRIFETYGYHEIKTPIFEDLKLFTLKSGEEIIKQIYHFKDKANRDLALRPELTAPVARLYLNEMRKHPKPIKLYYYGSCFRYERPQAGRFRQFWQFGCELMGAESPQAEAEVIALAAHCLRELGLKEYKLHIGHLGILRGILEDAGIKGESQDKIMSLIDKGDLEGLKIHLENIKVDKTTENLLLSIIGMKGGLEVLEDLESMVGGCEPAMESINDLRKLISLLDDFKVEDYNLNLGIARGLDYYTGIVFEIYVPSLGAQKQICGGGTYNLIELFSGEKIQSTGFAFGFDRLVAALKKQKGEIFQFAKVFVAPVSDSTRPSAYRIVQELREAGIPSDVDLSSRKLRKILSYADHLNVEKVILVGERDLKDGKVTIKDMKTGSQKLVEIDKIIEYLKEE encoded by the coding sequence ATGGAGATAACAAGACCGCGTGGGACAAGAGACTTCCTCTTCGAGGAGATGAAAAAGAGAAAAGAAGTAGAGAAGACCCTGAAGAGAATCTTTGAAACCTATGGTTATCATGAGATAAAAACCCCAATATTCGAAGACTTAAAACTATTCACCCTAAAATCTGGAGAAGAGATAATAAAACAGATCTACCATTTCAAGGATAAAGCAAACAGAGACCTGGCCTTGAGACCAGAGCTCACAGCACCAGTGGCCAGATTATACCTGAATGAGATGAGAAAACATCCAAAGCCTATAAAATTGTACTATTATGGGAGTTGTTTCAGATATGAGAGGCCCCAGGCTGGCAGATTCAGGCAATTCTGGCAGTTTGGATGCGAACTTATGGGCGCAGAATCCCCACAGGCGGAAGCAGAAGTGATAGCATTAGCAGCGCATTGCCTGCGAGAACTTGGCCTCAAAGAATACAAGTTACATATAGGACACCTTGGCATACTCAGGGGAATATTAGAAGATGCTGGGATAAAAGGAGAATCACAAGATAAGATAATGAGCCTAATCGACAAGGGAGACCTAGAAGGACTTAAAATCCACCTAGAGAATATAAAAGTGGACAAAACCACAGAGAACCTACTATTATCCATCATAGGCATGAAGGGTGGTCTAGAGGTGCTTGAAGACCTTGAAAGTATGGTTGGTGGCTGTGAACCCGCCATGGAGTCCATTAACGACCTTAGAAAACTCATATCGCTTTTGGATGATTTCAAAGTTGAAGACTATAACCTGAACTTGGGAATTGCCAGGGGACTGGACTACTACACTGGTATAGTATTCGAGATCTATGTACCATCACTAGGAGCCCAAAAGCAAATCTGTGGAGGCGGCACATACAACCTCATAGAATTGTTCAGTGGAGAAAAAATCCAATCAACAGGATTCGCATTCGGATTCGACAGACTAGTAGCAGCCCTCAAAAAACAAAAAGGTGAGATCTTCCAATTTGCAAAGGTTTTCGTGGCCCCAGTCTCTGATTCAACCAGACCATCAGCTTATAGGATAGTCCAGGAGCTCCGAGAGGCTGGCATACCCTCAGATGTTGACCTCTCAAGTCGAAAACTGAGGAAAATATTATCATATGCAGACCATCTCAACGTGGAAAAGGTCATCCTCGTAGGCGAAAGAGACCTTAAAGATGGTAAAGTCACCATCAAAGACATGAAAACAGGCTCCCAGAAGCTCGTAGAAATTGATAAGATAATAGAATATCTCAAGGAGGAATAA
- the hisI gene encoding phosphoribosyl-AMP cyclohydrolase: protein MLNFRHEIGGEKLIIAIAQDKNTKEILMVAYMNKEALDRTIKTGMAHYWSTSRKKVWLKGESSGHTQKVEEILVDCDMDAIILKVEQKGGACHTGYYSCFYRRLTPPKKLENIGRKVFNPEKVYRG from the coding sequence ATCCTAAATTTTAGACACGAAATAGGCGGGGAGAAACTTATAATAGCAATAGCCCAAGATAAAAATACCAAAGAGATCCTAATGGTAGCCTATATGAACAAGGAAGCCCTAGATCGGACAATAAAAACCGGCATGGCCCATTACTGGAGCACGTCAAGGAAAAAAGTCTGGCTAAAAGGTGAAAGTTCAGGTCACACCCAAAAAGTGGAAGAAATCCTAGTAGATTGTGACATGGACGCCATAATATTAAAGGTAGAACAAAAGGGTGGTGCATGCCATACAGGATACTACTCATGCTTCTATAGGAGGCTAACCCCCCCCAAGAAGTTAGAAAACATAGGCCGGAAAGTTTTCAATCCTGAAAAAGTCTATAGGGGATGA
- a CDS encoding PINc/VapC family ATPase, with product MKIVPDTSVIVDGRITDIVQEEEFKGSKVIIPEAVVSELEYQANRGRETGFNGLEELKNLQELSKENIISMIFVGRRPTLDEIALAKGGEIDAMIRSTAREHDAVLVTSDKVQAEVARAQGLDVVYIQPEVLEYDKLEISKYFDKDTMSVHLKENVVPMAKKGKPGKIKLVRIGSRPLKRSEIHRMAREIVERAKSDLKSFIEIEMEGATVVQFREYRISIARPPFSEAMEITAVRPVARVSLEDYSLSDELMERLRDTAKGIIIAGAPGAGKSTFAQAVAEFFSKEMNAIVKTMESPRDLQVGDEITQYAPIERDMQKTADILLLVRPDYTIYDELRKTRDFRIFADMRLAGVGMVGVVHATRPIDAIQRIIGRVELGMIPSIVDTTIFIEDGKIKAVYDISLTVKVPSGMVEADLARPVIEIRDFETGELVYEIYTYGEQTIVMEVSTLGERKTPAQLIVEREIEKEFSKRLPPGKFKVELESDERARVWVEEKYIPQIIGKKGKTIEEIEDSIGISINIQPLEKVEEKGLIQVPVDVSGNYVVLEFGKDSIGVSYDILVGDEYLFTATVGKKGTIRIKKDIELAEMILEAIRKGIPIKARLRSET from the coding sequence ATGAAGATAGTCCCAGATACGAGTGTTATCGTGGATGGTAGAATCACAGACATAGTACAAGAAGAGGAATTCAAGGGGAGCAAAGTTATAATACCAGAAGCCGTAGTATCAGAACTAGAATACCAGGCGAACAGGGGCCGTGAAACAGGATTTAACGGTTTAGAAGAGCTTAAAAACCTGCAGGAGTTGAGTAAGGAGAATATAATCTCCATGATCTTCGTTGGTAGAAGACCCACACTAGATGAGATAGCCCTCGCAAAGGGTGGTGAAATAGATGCCATGATAAGGAGCACAGCCAGGGAACACGATGCAGTACTAGTTACAAGCGACAAAGTACAAGCAGAAGTTGCAAGGGCCCAAGGATTAGATGTAGTATACATACAACCAGAAGTCCTTGAATATGATAAACTCGAGATAAGCAAATACTTTGACAAGGACACAATGTCAGTCCACCTAAAAGAGAACGTTGTCCCCATGGCAAAAAAAGGAAAACCAGGAAAAATAAAACTTGTCAGGATAGGATCCAGGCCACTTAAACGTTCAGAAATCCATAGAATGGCCCGTGAAATAGTTGAAAGGGCTAAAAGCGACTTGAAAAGTTTCATCGAAATAGAAATGGAAGGCGCTACAGTCGTCCAATTCCGAGAATATAGGATATCCATCGCAAGACCCCCATTCTCAGAGGCCATGGAGATAACAGCCGTAAGACCAGTAGCAAGGGTCTCACTCGAAGATTATAGCCTATCTGATGAATTAATGGAACGTCTGAGGGACACTGCCAAGGGTATAATAATCGCCGGGGCCCCAGGGGCTGGTAAGAGCACATTCGCCCAGGCAGTCGCCGAATTTTTCAGCAAGGAGATGAATGCAATAGTCAAAACCATGGAATCCCCAAGGGACCTGCAAGTAGGTGATGAGATAACCCAATATGCTCCGATAGAAAGGGACATGCAAAAGACCGCGGACATCCTCCTCCTTGTAAGGCCAGACTACACAATATATGATGAGCTGCGGAAAACAAGAGACTTCAGGATATTCGCTGACATGCGCCTTGCAGGTGTGGGTATGGTTGGAGTGGTCCACGCCACCCGGCCCATAGACGCCATCCAGAGGATAATAGGACGAGTAGAACTTGGTATGATACCATCAATAGTAGATACAACCATCTTCATAGAGGATGGGAAGATAAAGGCAGTCTATGACATCTCCCTAACGGTTAAGGTGCCAAGTGGCATGGTCGAAGCAGACCTTGCAAGGCCAGTAATCGAAATCAGAGACTTCGAAACAGGAGAATTAGTATATGAGATTTATACCTACGGTGAACAGACCATAGTAATGGAAGTTTCTACCCTCGGTGAAAGGAAAACCCCAGCTCAGTTAATCGTTGAGAGGGAAATTGAAAAAGAGTTCAGTAAACGATTACCCCCTGGTAAATTCAAAGTCGAACTAGAATCCGATGAAAGGGCGAGGGTATGGGTTGAAGAAAAATATATACCACAGATCATAGGCAAAAAGGGTAAAACCATCGAAGAGATCGAAGATAGTATAGGGATAAGCATCAACATACAACCCCTTGAAAAGGTAGAGGAAAAAGGCCTAATACAGGTTCCAGTGGATGTATCCGGGAACTATGTGGTCCTAGAATTCGGTAAAGATTCTATAGGAGTATCATATGATATACTAGTGGGTGACGAATACCTGTTCACAGCCACGGTAGGGAAAAAAGGCACTATAAGGATAAAAAAGGATATCGAATTGGCTGAGATGATATTAGAGGCTATTAGGAAGGGCATACCCATAAAAGCCCGTTTAAGGTCAGAAACATGA
- a CDS encoding sugar phosphate isomerase/epimerase family protein, whose amino-acid sequence MDFGVSTLALHPAPLNATLEYLEGLGINNCEIINEYPLDRIEEDLISSHSLKFIVHAPISDVNIASPNKRIRRSSIMEIKSSMELATRLDSDKLILHPGSVPFLARAYKDKILEYNLQSLKELKKYADDLGVTLCLENMPRMEKYLYNNLNELQKLVEELEIMATLDIGHAHTMGYTTEDIKIDLIGHIHLSDNNGLEDSHNALGTGTINFPKVFENLKGYSGILTIEVKGKEELIESLTFLEKLNLL is encoded by the coding sequence TTGGATTTTGGAGTTTCAACATTAGCCTTGCACCCAGCACCACTTAACGCCACCTTGGAATATTTAGAAGGGCTCGGGATCAACAATTGTGAGATAATCAACGAATACCCGCTAGATAGGATAGAAGAGGATCTAATCAGCTCACACTCCCTCAAATTCATAGTACACGCCCCCATCTCTGATGTTAACATAGCCTCCCCAAATAAAAGGATAAGAAGATCATCAATAATGGAGATAAAATCCTCAATGGAGTTAGCAACACGCCTAGACTCGGATAAGCTGATATTACACCCAGGTAGCGTACCATTCCTTGCAAGAGCATACAAGGATAAAATTTTAGAATATAATCTCCAGTCACTCAAAGAACTTAAAAAATATGCAGATGATCTAGGCGTGACACTCTGCCTCGAAAACATGCCAAGGATGGAAAAATACCTCTACAATAACCTAAATGAACTACAAAAACTAGTAGAAGAACTTGAAATCATGGCAACCCTTGATATCGGCCACGCCCACACCATGGGCTACACAACAGAGGACATTAAAATAGATTTAATAGGCCATATACACCTCTCAGATAACAATGGCCTAGAAGATTCCCACAATGCCCTCGGAACAGGGACCATAAACTTCCCCAAGGTATTCGAAAACCTGAAAGGATACAGTGGTATCCTAACAATTGAGGTGAAGGGCAAGGAAGAATTAATTGAAAGTTTAACTTTCCTTGAAAAATTAAACCTACTCTAA
- the npdG gene encoding NADPH-dependent F420 reductase yields the protein MDRKIAIIGGTGDQGMGLALRLAMAGENVIIGSRDAKRARDTVDRIKEMTDNPRLKLEGMNNEDAASLADIIILTVPLHAQMATLKSIKEHTKGKIFIDATVPLESSLGGSGVKYLDLWDGSAAERSAKFLKDTTVVSAFNNISAHSLLKFKEDVECDCLITSDDEKAKKLVIELAEKIPGIRGIDCGPLENARIIEKITPLLINLNMKNRIKNAGIRITNI from the coding sequence ATGGATAGGAAAATTGCCATAATAGGAGGAACCGGAGACCAGGGCATGGGATTGGCCCTAAGACTCGCGATGGCGGGTGAAAATGTTATAATAGGCTCGAGGGATGCGAAGAGAGCCCGGGATACAGTGGATAGGATAAAGGAGATGACAGACAACCCAAGGCTGAAATTGGAGGGTATGAATAATGAGGATGCCGCCAGCCTAGCAGATATCATAATATTAACGGTACCATTACATGCCCAGATGGCAACCCTAAAATCTATAAAGGAACACACCAAGGGTAAAATTTTCATAGATGCCACAGTACCCCTTGAAAGTTCACTTGGCGGGTCCGGTGTAAAATACCTTGACCTATGGGATGGTTCAGCCGCTGAAAGATCCGCGAAATTCCTAAAAGATACAACCGTAGTCTCAGCATTTAACAACATAAGCGCCCATAGCCTACTAAAGTTCAAGGAAGACGTAGAATGTGACTGCCTCATAACATCAGACGACGAAAAAGCCAAGAAACTCGTGATAGAACTTGCAGAAAAAATACCTGGAATCAGGGGCATAGACTGCGGACCCCTAGAAAATGCCAGGATAATCGAGAAGATAACACCACTACTCATAAACCTGAACATGAAAAATAGGATAAAAAATGCTGGTATAAGGATAACAAACATTTGA
- a CDS encoding SIS domain-containing protein — protein sequence MPLRTVEKITEHARRVAERINKKDIDNIIELLTKSESIFILGSGRSRLVGEEFAMRLAQLGLNVHVIGDSTTITPKKDDLIIIISSSGDTKSIITETRRLKNKGARIIGVTANPKSPLAKLSNTIIDVGPWRDYKKEIKTGKEDNITPLGTLYEDTSLLILDGIISELMTKLGKTEKDLAKAHY from the coding sequence ATGCCCCTGAGAACCGTGGAAAAGATAACAGAACACGCACGGAGAGTCGCGGAAAGAATAAACAAAAAAGACATAGATAACATCATAGAATTACTCACAAAATCAGAATCTATATTTATATTGGGCAGTGGCAGGTCAAGACTAGTAGGCGAAGAATTCGCAATGAGACTCGCCCAACTAGGACTAAATGTCCATGTAATCGGAGACTCCACAACCATCACACCCAAGAAAGATGACCTTATCATAATCATCTCAAGTTCAGGGGACACAAAGAGCATAATAACAGAGACCAGAAGATTAAAAAATAAAGGGGCCCGTATCATAGGAGTAACAGCAAACCCAAAATCGCCACTCGCAAAATTATCAAATACCATAATAGATGTCGGACCATGGAGAGACTACAAAAAAGAGATAAAGACCGGGAAAGAAGATAACATAACACCACTTGGCACATTATATGAAGATACAAGCCTCCTAATATTAGATGGTATAATATCCGAGTTAATGACAAAACTTGGAAAAACAGAAAAAGACCTTGCAAAAGCACACTACTAA
- the endA gene encoding tRNA-intron lyase gives MDGQLAGDTVTVQGDPMALRLNQKSHYGNLEGDHLKLSLVEAAYLQWKGKLSIWDDKKIISFNELISILNKRGLYQKFIVYRDLRDRGYIVKTGFKYGSEFRVYERGKTPTKDHSSYLVRVLHESTNLKILDFSSYVRVAHGVRKKLILAVVDDEEDVTYYMVEWIRP, from the coding sequence TTGGATGGTCAACTTGCAGGTGACACAGTAACAGTACAAGGGGATCCTATGGCCCTACGCCTAAACCAGAAGAGCCACTATGGGAACCTAGAAGGCGACCACCTCAAACTGTCACTGGTAGAGGCGGCCTACCTACAATGGAAAGGCAAACTCTCAATATGGGATGATAAAAAGATTATAAGCTTCAACGAGCTCATATCCATCCTAAACAAGCGCGGCTTATACCAGAAATTCATAGTCTACAGGGATCTTCGAGACAGGGGCTACATAGTGAAAACAGGCTTCAAATATGGTTCAGAATTCAGAGTCTATGAAAGAGGGAAAACCCCAACCAAAGACCATTCAAGCTACCTTGTAAGGGTCTTACATGAAAGCACAAACCTTAAAATCCTAGACTTTTCAAGTTATGTCAGAGTCGCCCATGGCGTTAGAAAAAAACTAATACTTGCAGTAGTCGATGACGAAGAAGACGTCACCTACTACATGGTAGAATGGATCAGACCATAA